A single Euzebyales bacterium DNA region contains:
- a CDS encoding peptidylprolyl isomerase — protein sequence MDVACDGQVPEGYGDRKPQFTAAEQVLDAGRPTARITTSCGDIEIELYGDGAPVTANNFAFLAGKQFYDATMVHRVVPGFVIQMGDPTGTGTGGPGYRFADELALAREHGYARGTVAMANAGPDTNGSQFFICLDDVGLPPQYSVFGRVTAGMDVVDAIADVPLRGESPMETVFVEAVTLD from the coding sequence ATGGACGTTGCCTGCGACGGTCAGGTCCCCGAAGGCTACGGCGACCGCAAGCCACAGTTCACCGCCGCCGAACAGGTGCTCGACGCGGGACGACCCACCGCCCGGATCACCACATCGTGTGGTGACATCGAGATCGAGCTGTACGGCGACGGCGCGCCGGTCACCGCGAACAACTTCGCCTTCCTCGCGGGGAAGCAGTTCTACGACGCCACCATGGTCCACCGCGTGGTGCCGGGCTTCGTGATCCAGATGGGCGACCCGACCGGGACGGGGACCGGCGGTCCCGGCTACCGGTTCGCCGACGAGCTCGCGCTCGCCCGGGAGCACGGCTACGCGCGTGGCACGGTCGCGATGGCCAACGCCGGTCCGGACACCAACGGCAGCCAGTTCTTCATCTGCCTCGACGACGTCGGGCTGCCGCCGCAGTACTCGGTGTTCGGTCGTGTGACCGCGGGCATGGACGTCGTCGACGCGATCGCCGACGTCCCCCTCCGTGGTGAGTCACCGATGGAGACGGTCTTCGTCGAGGCCGTCACCCTCGACTGA